A region from the Vanessa tameamea isolate UH-Manoa-2023 chromosome 3, ilVanTame1 primary haplotype, whole genome shotgun sequence genome encodes:
- the LOC113397151 gene encoding RWD domain-containing protein 2B, with product MESEETFKLTLINCLMQQISEIEVLTSIYNEDSIILTDANALKDIKDFVENRIPYTPNHLDFTFNLVIDGLKLEISVNLPSLYPEEEPDMYIRCNQLNRQQESALNSDLTDYIKNNHLGEQCLYTAFSWVQENIDQYKNKLNEVTSPLCSAVTGTSKFSRLWIYSHHIYNKKKREQIVKIAREYNLTGFCLSGKPGVICIEGLETDCQEWWKIIKSMSWKKIVIRKSETFNITERSLNQKFKNFEEIHVDMSSFSKYLEAFGLTQVFNELFGLNNINTQHY from the coding sequence ATGGAATCTGAAGAAACGTTTaagttaacattaattaattgctTAATGCAACAAATAAGTGAAATTGAAGTTTTAACTTCTATTTATAATGAAGATTCTATTATCCTAACTGATGCTAATGCCCTTAAAGACATAAAAGATTTTGTTGAAAATAGAATTCCATATACACCTAACCATTTAGATTTTACATTCAATCTTGTAATAGAtggtttaaaattagaaatatctGTTAATTTACCAAGCCTTTACCCAGAAGAAGAACCAGATATGTATATCAGATGTAACCAATTAAATCGACAACAAGAGTCTGCCTTAAACTCTGATCTCActgattacattaaaaataaccacCTTGGAGAACAGTGTTTATATACAGCATTTTCATGGGTTCAAGAAAATATAGatcagtataaaaataaattaaatgaagttaCAAGTCCACTGTGTAGTGCAGTTACTGGTACGTCTAAATTTTCAAGATTGTGGATATATTCACAtcatatttataacaagaaAAAGAGAGAACAGATTGTGAAAATTGCGagagaatataatttaacaggATTTTGTTTATCGGGAAAGCCTGGTGTTATATGCATAGAAGGTCTTGAAACTGATTGCCAAGAATGGTGGAAAATCATAAAATCCATGAGCTGGAAGAAAATTGTGATAAGAAAATCAGAAACCTTCAACATAACTGAAAGAAGTTTGAaccaaaagtttaaaaattttgaGGAAATACATGTTGATATGAGCagcttttcaaaatatttagaagCATTTGGCTTAACACAAGTTTTTAATGAACTGTTTGGATTAAACAATATCAATAcccaacattattaa
- the LOC113397176 gene encoding anaphase-promoting complex subunit 4, which translates to MFHCGMRQMEEKHVANQVDLMVWSNRLDLLALSNFKGEVQVHRLHWQKVWNLPPPKDNVVVDSMAWRPDGKALAIGYNSGTVCIINIEDKEIIDKYDFAYETSEEFYMANNYGIPCITWAVKSGNLESALEYNVYDDPSIFLPNPPSPSNTYKNQGVEDNIKSCHDNIDQTQLSMLMIAYGSGNIYMSVFGRYPYGTIHLSHITKDDYGEYKILDINLSEDFSVMQVLYLDKTTNNISLSLVNTSVLSAYAEELFTVATKHGQIVSLLTHLDRTMISITEAWEHILLEMDTKMAYYASSVAEGGVSADLLELLMLGVPSDELEVFLLQELTAKGLKKFGNSVELSYSTIQKLVLRQLNIIGQSVTYHLAELRGLTRIPDRYKVLCLEEKMVTEAIRASCAFLNKCLELQQVIDVSMRNYKAFFRWLFVVIVRLLDEQTSSEIVKITQQELTHIAEFLYNFDNVHEENTESPTERPVKFNLERLGQYLLDEDLTILPDDEDNPWHKFLKENSCLLKENDTIFSMLEFKKFSLVQQQNHLKISVGKIFDVRIKDVAKYFSVLYNLKLYEYQNKLTKEHLRISQIFDANEERFMMAFTDSEHMTEGIKFMSVNIKDRICIATASKFSISSFLLRDNIDIPEQDLSILDLQFYSSEYLSVLVNHPSIEDCTIFIQVPLKIVLENSSEFNMKSKSLVFNEKVIRRNLSPQLDISVYKVLDKMDGFRIAVSGGRKVAVVLSNSHRKVRVFEMEINGEDEEDETLDTTPLSQGTNASESQNTPDKHNDQDITF; encoded by the exons ATGTTTCATTGTGGGATGCGACAAATGGAAGAGAAGCATGTTGCTAATCAAGTAGATCTTATGGTTTGGAGTAACCGTCTTGATTTATTAGCTCTTAGCAATTTTAAAG GAGAAGTCCAGGTCCATAGGCTTCATTGGCAAAAAGTTTGGAATTTGCCACCTCCCAAAGATAATGTAGTGGTTGATTCAATGGCATGGCGACCTGATGGCAAG GCATTGGCTATTGGTTACAACTCTGGAACTGTTTGCATAATCAATATTGAAGATAAAGAAATTATTGACAAGTATGATTTTGCTTATGAAACATCTGAAGAATTTTATATGGCAAATAATTATGGAATTCCTTGTATTACATGGGCTGTTAAATCAGGAAATTTAGAAAGTGCATTggaatataatgtttat gatGATCCATCCATATTTCTGCCAAATCCTCCTTCCCctagtaatacatataaaaatcagGGTGTAGaggataatataaaaagttgccATGACAACATAGATCAGACCCAATTGAGTATGTTAATGATTGCATATGGCAgtggaaatatttatatgagtGTTTTTGGTAGATATCCATATGGAACTATTCATCTATCTCACATTACTAAGGATGATTATGgagaatataaaatacttgatataaatttatcggAAGATTTTAGTGTTATGCAAGTATTGTATTTGGACAAAACcactaataatattagtttgtcACTTGTAAACACAAGTGTATTATCAGCTTATGCTGAAGAACTGTTTACAGTTGCAACGAAACATGGTCAAATTGTTTCATTGTTGACACATTTGGATAGAACAATGATTTCAATAACAGAAGCTTGGGAACACATACTTTTAGAGATGGATACAAAAATGGCTTATTATGCATCTTCAGTAGCAGAGGGTGGAGTGTCAGCAGATTTGCTGGAACTACTAATGTTAG GAGTCCCATCAGATGAATTAGAAGTGTTCTTGCTCCAAGAATTAACAGCCaaaggtttaaaaaaatttgGCAATTCAGTTGAGTTAAGTTATTCAACTATACAAAAGTTAGTTTTGAGGCAGCTAAATATTATTGGTCAGAGTGTTACATATCATCTAGCAGAATTGAGAGGTTTAACCAGAATACCAGATAGATAtaag GTTTTATGTTTAGAAGAGAAAATGGTTACAGAAGCAATAAGAGCTTCTTGTGCCTTTCTAAATAAATGTCTTGAACTGCAACAAGTAATTGATGTATCAATGCGCAATTATAAAGCTTTTTTTAGGTGGCTTTTTGTTGTAATAGTTCGATTACTGGATGAGCAAACCTCAagtgaaattgtaaaaataaccCAACAAGAGCTCACCCATATTGCagagtttttgtataattttgataatgttCATGAGGAAAACACTGAAAGTCCAACAGAGAGACCTGTTAAATTTAACTTAGAAAGGTTGGGTCAATATTTATTAGATGAAGATTTAACAATACTCCCAGATGATGAAGACAATCCATGGCATAAATTTCTCAAAGAAAATTCATGTCTATTAAAAGAGAatgatacaatattttctatgttagaatttaaaaagttttctttGGTACAGCAGCAGAATcacttaaaaatatctgtgggtaaaatatttgatgttagaATTAAGGATGTAGCCAAGTATTTCTCTGTATTATATAACCTTAAACTATatgaatatcaaaacaaattaacaaaggAACATTTACGGATATCACAGATATTTGATGCTAATGAGGAAAGATTCATGATGGCATTCACTGACAGTGAACATATGACAGAAGGAATAAAATTCATGTCTGTAAATATTAAGGATAGAATTTGTATAGCCACAGCTTCGAAATTTTCTATATCCTCTTTTTTACTAcgtgataacattgatataccTGAGCAGGATCTCTCAATTCTTGATCTTCAATTTTATTCATCAGAATATTTATCAGTTCTAGTGAATCATCCAAGTATAGAAGACtgtacaatttttattcaagttccactgaaaattgttttagaaaattcaagtgaatttaatatgaaatcaaagtcattagtttttaatgagaaagttataagaagaaatttatCACCACAACTAGATATTAGTGTTTACAAAGTTCTCGATAAAATGGATGGCTTTCGTATTGCCGTATCTGGTGGTCGTAAAGTGGCTGTTGTTTTGTCAAACAGTCACAGGAAGGTTAGAGTCTTTGAAATGGAAATTAATGGAGAAGATGAGGAAGATGAGACTCTGGATACAACACCTCTTTCACAAGGAACAAATGCTAGTGAAAGTCAAAACACACCTGATAAGCATAATGATCAAGACatcactttttaa
- the LOC113397177 gene encoding uncharacterized protein LOC113397177 yields MPSIAENIADIKSTVVTEVPAGSTVVLNCDSNDFDHNFMFWLMDSHPLKIIGPETSFDEKKYKYEVLSGKLHINSVSPTESGYYKCFSKKLDGVGVTVGEVEMIVHGSTFTTADAIKLSAIVISILVLIVCAVIYFRLRKEWNKYDGRTAVPVEEDEEDGEEIYNRTTTAISQPAPGPSRNQSSEHLLYGIDNQGLDTDFNSVFENIQIKTPSPSLI; encoded by the exons ATGCCATCTATAGCAGAAAATATTGCTGATATTAAAAGTACTGTAGTTACTGAGGTGCCTGCAGGTTCAACTGTAGTTTTAAACTGTGATAGTAATGATTTTGATCATAACTTTATGTTCTGGCTCATGGATTCCcatcctttaaaaataattggccCTGAGACAtcatttgatgaaaaaaaatataaatatgaagtaTTATCTGGAAAGCTACATATAAAT agTGTGTCACCAACTGAGTCTGGTTATTATAAATGCTTTTCAAAGAAGCTTGATGGTGTTGGTGTTACAGTAGGGGAAGTAGAGATGATTGTTCATGGATCAACATTCACAACAGCAGATGCAATTAAATTGTCAGCTATTGTAATCTCCATACTAGTGCTGATAGTGTGTGCTGTTATATACTTTAGGTTAAGAAAAGAATGGAACAAATATGATGGTCGTACAGCTGTGCCAG tgGAAGAAGATGAAGAGGATGgtgaagaaatatataatcGTACTACTACTGCTATCAGTCAACCAGCACCAGGTCCAAGCAGAAACCAATCTTCTGAACATCTTTTATATGGTATTGATAACCAAGGACTAGACACAGATTTTAATTCTGtctttgaaaatatacaaataaaaacaccaagtccaagtttaatataa
- the LOC113397178 gene encoding transmembrane protein 60 has protein sequence MAILHRALFTWFIFLVFLILLCLRLESRTHWNWFIVFIPMWVYDSILLIYVLFHMISHCRNGIERFKGTINKNVWYIAAIGLKMAAQIIICIKLEYTKLNLPIYVVMAPIWMLLPVLCVKVFMHLIKISSRSSRY, from the coding sequence ATGGCTATACTGCATAGGGCTTTGTTTACatggtttatttttttggttttcttAATTTTACTATGTCTGAGATTAGAATCAAGAACTCATTGGAATTggtttatagtatttattccCATGTGGGTGTACgacagtattttattaatttatgttttatttcacatGATATCTCATTGCCGAAATGGTATCGAAAGATTTAAAGGAACAATCAACAAAAACGTTTGGTACATAGCAGCTATAGGGCTCAAAATGGCtgcacaaataataatttgcataaaattagaatatacaAAACTTAATTTGCCAATATATGTAGTAATGGCCCCTATTTGGATGTTGCTACCAGTGCTTTGTGTTAAAGTTTTTATGCatctaataaaaatttcaagtagaagcagtaggtattaa
- the LOC113397281 gene encoding probable dolichyl pyrophosphate Glc1Man9GlcNAc2 alpha-1,3-glucosyltransferase, whose protein sequence is MLVEITLIVTAAKLFFMPLYRSTDFEVHRNWLAVTNNRTIDQWYYDETSEWTLDYPPFFAWLEYGLSHIAKVFDPEMVKLENLNYASDMTVLFQRLSVIVLDFVFIYGTKSCSQLLNEGNLLVFILLVTNPGLLMVDHIHFQYNGFLFGILLLSISNMITSNFIATAFWFAVLLNFKHIFLYVAPVYVVYMLRAYCFTVSSNDGVHTPWYSFSLTNLIKLALTVISVFCLSFGPFIDQLPQVFSRLFPFKRGLCHAYWAPNFWALYNIADKILQKLCLKFGIPVAITEASMTGGLVQEFEHAVLPTITPSIAFAITAISMIPALIKLWHLGADRGYRCLSFVRCLTLCATCAFMFGWHVHEKAILMILIPLSFLSVLGDIDCNLFLFISVVGNYSLFPLLYPKNLLSIKIFILLTHIAIAFCYIPALYELIRIKPHKKRGFMILPGLKRFQSLYLYGFMAVCIYENSIHTFLGFDKTLPFLPLMITSVYCALGVCYFWFYYYYYFLTFNLSRVPTLMTSRSAQYEKKVT, encoded by the exons ATGTTAGTAGAAATAACACTAATAGTAACGGCAGCGAAACTATTTTTTATGCCACTGTA TCGGTCTACGGATTTTGAAGTACATAGAAATTGGCTTGCTGTTACAAATAATCGTACAATCGATCAATGGTATTATGACGAGACTTCAGAATGGACACTAGATTATCCACCATTCTTTGCTTGGCTGGAGTATGGTCTGTCTCATATAGCAAAAGTTTTTGACCCAGAGATGGtgaaattagaaaatttaaattatgcttCAGATATGactgttttatttcaaagattatCAGTCATAGTGttggattttgtttttatatatggcACTAAAAG TTGTTCACAGCTTTTAAATGAAGGCAACCTCCTCGTATTTATACTTCTAGTTACCAATCCTGGGCTTCTGATGGTTGACCATATTCACTTTCAGTATAATGGATTTTTATTTGGAATTCTATTGTTGTCTATATCAAACATGATAACA agCAACTTCATAGCCACAGCATTTTGGTTTGCAGTGCTACTCAACTTTAAgcacatatttttgtatgtggCACCGGTCTATGTGGTCTATATGTTAAGAGCATACTGCTTCACAGTATCTTCAAATGATGGTGTGCATACACCTTGGTATTCATTCTCACTGACAAATCTGATAAAACTGGCTTTAACTGTTATATCagtattttgtttatcatttgGACCCTTTATTGATCAATTACCACAg GTTTTTTCAAGACTGTTTCCTTTTAAAAGAGGATTGTGCCATGCCTATTGGGCTCCAAATTTTTGGGCTCTATACAATATTGctgataaaattttacaaaagttaT gtCTTAAGTTTGGTATCCCAGTCGCGATAACGGAAGCTTCAATGACAGGTGGATTGGTACAAGAATTTGAGCATGCTGTCTTGCCAACAATAACACCGAGCATTGCTTTTGCGATTACTGCAATATCAATGATTCCTGCTCTTATCAAACTTTGGCACCTGGGAGCTGATAGAGGATATAGATGCTTAAGTTTTGTTAG aTGTTTAACATTGTGTGCTACTTGTGCATTTATGTTTGGATGGCATGTGCACGAAAAAGCTATACTCATGATCTTAATCCCCCTCAG ttttCTCTCCGTTCTGGGCGACATTGactgtaacttatttttatttatatctgtggTTGGAAACTACTCATTATTTCCTTTATTGTACCCGAAAAATTTGCTGTCTATTAAAATCTTCATACTTTTGACTCATATAGCTATTGCATTTTGTTATATACCAGCATTATATGAACTTATTAGGATTAAACCTCACAAGAAAAGAGGTTTTATGATTCTGCCTGGCCTGAAGAGATTTCAGTCTTTGTATTTGTATGGATTTATGGCAGTATGTATTTATGAGAAttccatacatacatttttgggatttgataaaactttaccaTTCCTGCCTCTAATGATTACTTCAGTTTACTGTGCATTAGGCGTTTGTTACTTCTGGTTCTACTATTACTACTATTttcttacatttaatttaagtagaGTTCCTACTTTAATGACAAGTAGATCAGcacaatatgaaaaaaaagttacataa
- the LOC113397592 gene encoding protein phosphatase 1 regulatory subunit 36-like produces the protein MADDEDEGGFGGLYEDGHWFWDDATEALVFISDLPPKPVEAIQIPIKAPTGTIEFRDDVDLIEQIRFRRRYQRKLKPGQADIITIQDVKDIALYTAPVNILSPMLINMLHLPTTERFIRALVLCCQYYLQIADEMANRIIELETKVRTPQCETVENEFRDNLSDLRLLVAKEYSTMLIGGNDTKKFHHMGPQKKRRSLSDKDARFFETLLRVCVQIVWLALGRKSFNQIELEVNRVFKSEIFNAVEHNLHTGYIAKMAKEERAVLLGHCVRRDKKLNTRSPLMNEVFCHREIDYRLLGLGVIKCFQPTPRLLYLVHAVAGPEEKLSELGIVLGIIGMSRSTFDTMLRPLPTASETGKSKASVSTQSYGSKSSTSSSMRKSQLVAQKLYSNIILPRKESRIVFFPPHFPDESEEIRPCSETQRRRWQNRLQRLLHPH, from the exons atggCTGATGATGAGGACGAAGGTGGTTTTGGAGGCCTGTATGAAGATGGACATTGGTTTTGGGATGACGCCACAGAAGCCTTGGTATTTATTAG TGACCTTCCACCAAAACCAGTAGAAGCAATTCAGATACCTATAAAAGCTCCAACTGGAACAATTGAATTCAGGGACGATGTAGACCTTATAGAGCAG attcgATTTCGACGGCGTtatcaaagaaaattaaaaccGGGTCAAGCAGATATTATCACTATTCAG GATGTTAAAGACATAGCGCTGTATACAGCTCCAGTGAATATTTTAAGTCCAATGTTAATAAACATGTTACATCTTCCTACTACGGAGAGATTCATTAGAGCGCTTGTACTCTGTTGCCAGTATTATTTACAG ATAGCAGACGAAATGGCAAATCGTATTATTGAATTGGAAACAAAAGTACGTACGCCACAATGTGAAACAGTTGAAAACGAATTCCGAGACAATTTATCGGATTTGAGACTTTTAGTAGCGAAAGAATACAGCACCATGCTCATTG GTGGAAATGATACGAAAAAATTCCATCATATGGGGCCCCAGAAGAAACGTCGATCATTATCTGATAAAGATGCTCGATTTTTTGAGACACTGCTACGAGTATGTGTTCAAATAGTATGGCTGGCTCTCGGTCGCAAGTCTTTCAATCAGATAG AATTGGAGGTAAATAGAGTGTTTAAGTCTGAGATATTTAATGCTGTGGAGCATAATCTACACACTGGGTATATCGCGAAAATGGCTAAGGAGGAACGTGCGGTGTTGCTGGGTCACTGCGTGCGACGCGACAAGAAACTCAACACTCGCTCGCCCCTTATGAACGAGGTGTTCTGTCATAGGGAAATTGATTATCGTCTTTTGGGACTAGGCGTTATCAAATGTTTTCA ACCGACTCCAAGACTTCTCTACCTAGTGCATGCAGTAGCGGGTCCAGAAGAGAAATTGTCAGAATTGGGAATCGTTCTTGGAATTATTGGTATGTCGCGATCAACTTTCGATACAATGCTACGTCCCTTGCCGACCGCTTCGGAAACTGGAAAATCTAAGGCTTCGGT GTCTACACAGAGCTATGGGTCTAAAAGTAGTACAAGTAGTTCCATGAGAAAAAGCCAATTGGTAGcccaaaaattatattcaaacattATACTTCCGCGTAAGGAGTCGCGAAT TGTGTTTTTTCCTCCACATTTTCCCGATGAGTCAGAAGAAATTCGGCCGTGTAGCGAGACCCAACGGCGGCGCTGGCAGAATAGACTTCAAAGACTTCTTCATCCGCACTAG